TGCCATCCTGCCAGAACTGCATCGACCTGCGCCCTGCCTTTGGGCGGTACGAGTTCAAGGCCGACTTCCTGAAGAGGGAGTTTCAGCCCGTCACCACCAAGCGCCATGACCCGCCTGTAACCTCGACGGAGGAAAAGGTCGGCTGCACAACTTGCCGGCGTCAATATGGAGTTGTCCTGGAGGTCAAATCCGACTGTTCGCAGCGCGGCAATGTACTGTTCCGGCGTGCGTGCAGTGCCATTCGTGAACAACACAAAAGGCAATCTTCGGCCTCCCAAAAAACGGATGAGCTCAATCGCCCCGGGAAGGGGATGGAAACCGTGATTGTTCCGGTTTCCCAGAACCAATGTCCCATCCACGTCAATTACGAATCCCTGTATTTCTTGCAGGCGCTGAAGGGGAAACTTCCCTGAATATGGATTTGCAAGTGCATCAAACATCTTTTCTCCCTTTGCATCTGCTACCATCAAGAGTTCCACAGACTTCCTAATGATTCTGTGGCTGACTGAACCAGAATGCTTGCAAATCAAACATTGCTAACACTGTGCCAAAAGTAATTTATCTGTTATTTTGAGTACTTATATTAACTTTTTACTAAGCAGACCAGAAGGCAAAGCACTTTTTAGAACATTGGTTTACAAAGTTGCACTGAGCCATCGATGCAGGTACGCAATTTATGTCTTTGATTTTTCAAGTTTTTTATGGATTTGAGCAGGGGACGATCGAATGTGAGAGAATGCCAACAGGGAAGGCGTTTTATATATTTTCTACAGGATATCAGCCACTTTTACGTGGTCGCTATCTAAGCTGCCTGCACGTGCTACAAATAGTAATAGCTGCATTTAGATTTGTTACGAATAAACACAGTTGTTTTTCGTGAACGGTATTATCTTCACCCATGGAATAGCTGAGGGAAGTGTCCCGACGGATTAGATTTCTGTGGGTCTGCAAAGAACCTTCGCCCTCCCCGTTTTGGGGAGGGCGAAAGTTGAAGAGATATAGACCAGGAATCGGAGGAAGAAGATGATGATGTGTAATTCAAGAGGTTTACAGTTTAAATGACTGGATGCTCAACGTCTTTAAATATCAACCCCATCCATAGAGTGTAACGACGCAGGCTCCTCCCAAACCCAAATTATGCTGTAGCGCAAAACGGACTCCATCCACCTGCCGTTGTCCGGCCTCTCCCCGCAACTGGGTGACCAATTCGGTGCACTGGGCAAGTCCCGTCGCGCCCAGCGGATGCCCCTTGGACATCAGCCCCCCGGAAGGATTGATGACGTATTTTCCGCCGTATGTATTGTCGCCATTGTTGATCAACCCCTCAGCTTCGCCTTCTGCACACAGCCCTAGCCCCTCGTAGGTGATGACCTCGTTGGAGGTGAAGCAGTCATGCAACTCCACCACCTTGATCTCTTTCGGACCGATGCCTGCCCACTCATAGACCTGCCGGGCGGCACTGCGCGTCATCTCCGCACCCGTCAGGCTGATCGGGTCCTGACCACTCGCCTCCCCATCGGTCTGCATCGCCTGCGCAAGGATGCTAACGGCGCGTGTCGCACCATACTTTCTGGCGAAGGCTTCGCTGCAGACAATTGCCGCTGCAGCTCCGCACGATGGAGGACAGCATTCCAGACGGGTGAGGCAGGGAGCATAGACACTTGGGGAAAGCAGGACTTCCTCTATTGTCAGGGGCTTATTGAACAACGCATATGGATTGTTCTTCGCATGCTTGCGAGTCTTGACCGCCACCTTCGCGAATATATCGGAATTGGCCCCCGTCTTTTCGATATAGGCCTTAGCAGCCGACCCGAACAGGCGAATTGCATTTGTCGCAGGAGCGGCGTCAGGGACAAGCACCTCCAACCGGTCCTCCAAATCCCGCAAAGGCGACGTCCGGTCATTCCAGACAGGATCTAGAGGACCGGGCCGCATCTCCTCGAAACCGACCGCCAAAGCGCAATCGATCATCCCTGATAGAATGGCCTGCCGCGCAAGCATCAACGCGGACGATCCGGACGAGCAATTATTGTTGACGTTGATGACAGGTATACCCGTCATGCCGACGCGGTACAGGGCGGCTTGTCCGCAAGCGCTGTCTCCGAAGACGTAACCGGCAAAAGCCTGCTGAACATCGCCGTAGGAAATGTCGGCATCGGCCAATGCAGCTTTCACCGCTTTTCCGGCCATGACTTCGTATGGCTCGTGCGCACCGGGCTTGGCGAATTTGACCATGCCGACACCGATTACCTTGACGGTTGAACTCACCAAAAACTCCTATCGAGAGGTGTCCGACTTACCGAAGAGACGGAGGGCCGAGGATATCAGCGGGACAGATAGCCACCGTCTACGGCATAATAGTTGCCCGTGATGAAGCTCGCCCTGTCGCTGCTGAGCCACGCCGCCAAATTGGCGACCTCCTCGGTCTCACCCATTCTGCCCAAGGCATGCATTGATTCAAGCTGACTTCTGACGTCTTTGGGAAGGTTGTTGACCAAAGTGGTCTTGATAAAGGCCGGACCGACCGAATTGCAGCGGATTCCCTTGGAACCGTATTCGAGGGCAACATTCTTGGTCAAACCAACGACGCCGTGTTTGGCGGCGACATAGGGGGAAATCTCTTCTAGGCCCACTTGACCCAGAATCGATGCGATGTTGACAATCGAGCCGCCGCCATTATTTAGCATTGCAGGGATCTGCGCCCGGACACCATAGAAAACTCCAGTCAGATTGATGTCGATTACCTGCTGCCATGTCTCAGGGGTATGCTCTGCGGTAAGTCGAAATTCTCCACTGATGCCGGCATTGTTGCAAGCAATATCAAGACGTCCGAACTCCTCGCAGGCAGCAGCGACAACAGCCTCATGGTTCTCGGGATGGGTTACATCAAGGTGTCTATAGATAGCCTGCCCTCCGGCATCATTGATCATTTCGACGGTTTTCTTTCCTTCTTCGTCGTTACAATCAGTCACAATCACCTTAGCCCCCTCTTTCGCAAAGACGATGGCAATTGTGCGACCGATGCCGGCTGCACCCCCAGTAACAAGCGCGACCTTGTCTTTGATCAGCATGACGAGCTCCTTTCCCCTTCGATAGATTTATAAAAGTGACACTAGAACGTCTGTGCCTTCAAATTTCACTTCGCTGTTGCGATTTTATGTTCCCTGAATACAGACGAACGAACTCATCCACCGCAGCCCGGGCGAACTCCGGCGTATAGAGATGCAGGTCCACCTCCTGAATCGCCTCCTTGTTGTGCAACTTCTCCCGGAGGCGGTTGACGAATGCGGCATTTGCCTCAGGATCGTAGAGAGGCTTTCCCTCCTGGTCGATGGACGACCAGCCCTTGCGCGGAATCAGGAAGCTGAATGGGCCCCTGGACTGATTGAGCCGCTCGGCAATCACCTCGGCGGCCTGACGCAATTCTTCTGCGCTGGTGCGCACCTGGATGCGGAAGGAGTCCTGAACGAATTGCGCTCGGCCCTTCCTTTCGGCCAATTTGTCCGGCCGCCCGCCGTAACTTAGAAAATCCAGACCGCAAGGCGCCAGCACCGCCGGAACGCCCTTGCGCACAGCAGCCATCAGGCGCTCGGAGCCGGGATTGCGGTTTCCGTCGAACAGGTTCTCGGTAATGCCTCCGGTACAGAGGTCGATAACCCCTTGGAAGAGACCGTCGTCGATCATGTCATCCATGGCCTTGTCCCCCTTGCCCTGAGCATGACAGACCACCGGGACAAATCCGGCATCCTCCAGGAACCGGACCGAGGCCTGTGCCGTAACCTCGGCAAAACCGAAGGCCGAAATTGCAATCACCGGCCGATCGAAGGTGAAGTCCGGACCCTGGGTCATCTCGACCATGCCGCAGATGGCCCCCACGGCATTGATGATCTGGGCCTTGAGCAACGGGTTCATTTTCACCACATCAAGCACGGTGTGGTGCATGGTGATGTCGTGGGTACCGATGCACTTTTCGGTGTAACGCGGTAAAGAAGCAATCGGCGTAGCCATCAGCTTGGGCATGCCGAACGGCAGTTGCTGCATGACGCCGGTTGAAACAAGACTCGAGGTTGCGCCGCCAATGCCGATGACACCATGCACCTTGCCTTGATTGAGGAGATCAGTGACGATCGCCGCCGCCCCATTGATCTGGTTGTTTGTCGCAGCTTCTCGGTTGGTGCGGTAATACTCACGCACTGTTTCGATGGGCAGCCCTCCCCTTGAAGCCACCTCCTCGCATCGGATATCCCCCGGAACCGGCGGCGGCTCTTCCATGCTGAAATCGAGCAGGATGGGATTGTGCCCGCGCCCCCGGATCAGATCCCGGACGAAGAGGATGTCTTCCCCCCGCGTATCGAGATTGCAAATAACCACGATTCCTTTCTTCATATCACTTTTCTCCATGCCCCTGCTCCTTGGTGACTGGGACTTCTCGGCCTGCAGAACGGTCTTAGAATTCAAACGTTTTCCTCCGCTCCGGGGCAAAACTGTCGATCGAGGCGTTGCCGTGCTCCAGATAGAAGATCTTGAAATCGGGATTCTCAGGAGTCTGATAAATATCCTTGAGCATGGGTGTGGTTAGAAAGCATCGCTCCTTGCGACTGATATCCTCGTCGAAACGGATCTCCCCACCGATTCTCAGCCAGCGCATATCCTCGGTGGCCTTTGTGTATTCGACCAGGGGCTTTGCAAGGAGCTGCCTGTAGACGTCCTTGGTCCGGGAGGTGCAAAAATAGAAACGTCCGTTCTCCTCGAACATGAATGCAAAGGGCCTGACGCGCGGCCTTCCCTCTTCTATGGTGGCCAGGCTGCCAAAACCCGGCTCCGTGAGCATCTCGATGACTTCCTTCATGGGTGGCCTCCTTGTCGATATCATCTGATTGGCGCCAGATTCAGGCGCTACGAAGTTCCAGCCGAAAATCGTCCTTTTCTATCACGATGTCGGAACCTTCGGGACACTCCTGCATCCCCTCGAGCAGCTTAAGAAGCGGCCTGAGATCCGGGTTATAATGGCGCTTGGCCGGCCCGGCGGCGATCATCGCGTTCACCTCCTCGGCCGGCATGGTCGCCCGCAGGAGGAACTCCTCGTCTGAGATGTTCGCAGGAAATCGCTTGCGCAGCTCGGAGAGGGGGGGGGACGGCGGTTCGGCCATGATCTCCTTGGCCCGTGGTTTGGAGAGAATTCGATCCTTAACCTCCGGATCGATCGGGGCGATGGGGCGGCCGAAGATACCCAGAACATAGCGGATCACCTGGTCGGAGACGTTGACGTAGCGTTCCTTGCCGATCACGTTATACAGGGCTTGGGAACAGACCATCTGGGGAAAGGGCGTTACCATGATGGGATACCCCAGCTCCGCTCGCACCTGGATGGCCTCGGTCATTACCTCTTCGAATCGGTGTTCGAGATGGATTTCGGCGAGCTGTCTCCGTGTCGTGGACATGACGCCGCCAGCCACCTGATGACGCAGAAACGAGGCATCGTACTCCTGGGCCACCCCGGCCGGAAGCCCTTCCGCCTTGGCCAGCCGGGTAAAATAGTCGGAGACCCGTCCAAGCGCTCCGTCGTCGATCCTAACCGTATGCCCCATCTCACGCAGATTGACCAGCAGACGATGGACGTTGGGGAGCGATGAGCCGCTGCCCAGCGGCCCACAGGCCACATGGAGAACTTCCACACCAAGCTCTGCGGCTGCCAGATAGCTGAGGGATGGAAGACCAATCGTACAGTGGGAGTGAAGCTCCAGCGGCTTGCCGCCCAGGTTCCCAACTATCGCCGGGACCAGTGTGCGAGCCCGCTCGGCAGTGAGAAGGCCTGAAGGATCCTTGATGTAGGCGCGATCGATATCCGGACAGCCGGCAATCCGTGCAGCTAGACCGCCATAGAAGTCATCATCATGCATCTCGCTGATAGTGTAGGTCAGCGCAACGATGACTTCTGCAGCACCTGCCTTGCGACACATACGCGCCGTTTCGAGAATCGCATCGACATCCAACATCGGTTCGAGCACAACGATGCGTGAAATACCGTTAGCGACAAATCGGTCGTAAACCAGTTGCATGAAATCGGGCGACTGCCGCTCCCAAGAGAAGAACCGCAGTCCTGTTCCGATGACTTGCAATGGTGTATTCGGCATCGCCGCGCGTGCCAGGCGTATACGCTCCCAGGGGTCTTCCTTGAAGGTGCGTACCCCCATACCCATGCTGGTGCTCGACGTAAAGTCAATGGCGTGAAACCCCACCCGGTCGACCACGGGAGCAATCTGAAGAACCTGCGCGGTATTCAGGCCCACCGCCCCCCACAGGCTCTGGTTGCCATCGCGCATGGATACATCGACAAGTTGTATTTCAGCCATTGAAGCCTCCTGCCTCTCGCTTTTTCTCTAGAAACCCCGGGAAGTAGGCCGTAGTGACCCCACCGGCCATAAAGGCGCTTTGATTCATCAGCTCTAAATGCATCGGCAAATTAGTCGTAACTCCTCCTATTTCACATCTGGAGAGGGCTCGACTCATATTCTCGATCGCTGCGGAACGGTCTTCGCCGTGCACGATCATTTTGGCGATCATGGAGTCGTAAAATGGGGGAATTTGTGCCCCTTCCTGCATGTGCGTGTCGACCCGGATTCCTTGACCTGCAGGGAATATGGCGGTCTTGACCTCACCCGGACTCGGGCAGAAGTTCCTCGTCCAATCTTCTGCATTGATCCGACATTCGATGGCATGGCCTTGGAACCTGACCTCCTCCTGAGTCAGCCGTAGCGGGCGTCCTTCGGCGACAACAATCTGCTCAGCGACCAGATCGAGACCGCAGATGGCCTCGGTGACCGGGTGCTCGACCTGAATACGGGCGTTCATTTCGAGGAAGTAGAAGGTGTCGCGCTCGCAATCAACCAGAAATTCCACCGTACCCAGACCCCTGTATTTCAGATGCCTGGCGAAGGCGACAGCCGCCCGATGCATCTCCTCCCGCAGGCTGTCACGCAGATTAGGCGCCGGGGCCTCTTCGACGAGCTTCTGATACCGTCGCTGGACCGAGCAGTCGCGAGTGCCCAAATGGATAATATTCTCACCGTCGCCGAGCACCTGCACCTCAACGTGGCGCCCCGCTGCGACAAATCGCTCCAGATAGACTCGGGGATCGCCGAACGCCGCCTGCGCCTCGGCGATGGCCATATCAATTGTCTCCAGCAGTTTGCCGGGCTCGTGGACCTGCTTCATTCCCCGACCGCCGCCGCCACCGACCGCCTTGATCAACAGGGGCCATCCGATCTGTTCCGCCAGCGCGAGAACTTCATCCATATTGCCAACTTCGCCGCCAGGCACCACCGGCAGACCGGCCTCCATTGCATTGCTGCGAGCCTTAAGCTTATCCCCGACCGCATCGAGTTGCTCCACAGTAGGTCCGATAAAGACGATTTCAGCCTCGCCACACGCCTTAGCCAGTTGCTGGTTTTCCGAGAGGAAACCATACCCGGGGTGAATGGCGTCCGCCTTTGCCGCTTCCGCGGCAGCAATCACAGCAGATATGTTGAGGTAGCTCTCGGAGGACCTGGCCGGTCCGATGCAGATCGTATAGTCCGCCATACGCGCAGCCAATGAGTCGAGATCGGCCTCCGAGGCCGCCAGCACTGTTTCAATCCCGAGACGCTGACAACTGCGCACAATGCGTACCGCAATTTCGCCGCGGTTTGCGATGAGAATGCGTCTCAGAATCATAAGGCCTCCGGCTGAACACGCATCAGGACGGTTTCATTATGGGCAAGCTGGGCATCTTCCAGGCAGATCTCGAGAACCTTGCCGCACACCCCGGCATGTACCGAATTCATCAATTTCATCGTTTCGACAATCGCGACCACGGTTTCCTTCTCCACCCGGCTACCGACCTCGACAAAGGGCGGCGCACCCGGTTTCGGAGAGCGGTAGAATGTTCCGACCATCGGTGTTCGAATTTCGAACAGACCGTCCTCGGCAGCATTCGCTGCCTTCGGTGCGGCACAGGCGGCCGACGCAGTCTTTGGACCACCTACAGGCGGCAAAAGGTTCGGTGCGGACAGCTCCTTGCTCGACTGCACCCATTCGCTGCCCTTGCGACGCAACGTTAAGCTGAATCGTTCGGTCTGTAGGTGCATTTCGTTGAAGGAGGAGGATTTGAGCAGCTGCAATATGTCCTGCACGTCCTTGTGATCAATTTTCATGAGCAAAAACCCCCTATCTGCGTGATATTCAAATCTGTGCGAGCGGCTTTTTCAAGCCCTTGATGATGGAAAACAAGCACCTGTTCGACAATGGCGTCGGCAAATGACTCATCGTTGATGTGGTGCGGGAACTCTTTGACGGGCACCCCGGTGGGCATTACCTTTTTCAGGTGCTCGGCAAATACCGGCGGCAGTGAGGGATCATGCAGATGCCCCTGTTCGCTGTCGTGAGCGGAGAAACCGAGCATCGGAACGAAGAAGGAGACAGGCCCCTTTGCCTCCTGGATGAGTCCTGCCATGTGCTCGGCCAGGCGCCTGAACTCCTCGCCCTCCGCGCGCACTGCCGTCAAGGCCGCGTTGTGAATGTGGTAGCGTTTACCTGGAAAACGCGCTCGGGCATCTTCAATCGGACCTGCGACCATGAAATCTACGTTGCCCGGCGCAAAGATCGTGGGAACCCCTTTGGCGAGAGCCGCCTTGCATCGGTCGGGGCCGGCGCTGCAGAGCCCTTCATTAAGAAAATCATTGACCTCGACCAGAGACAGGTCCACCACGACCGACACATTCTGTTCTTTGACCATTTCATCCATGACCATCCCGCCGGTACCCAGCGTGTGGAAGACCATGACTTCAAACCCTTTCTGCTCCAGGGAACTGCGGACCCGGACACTGCAACGGTCTGTCGTCCCCAACGTGGAGATCGCGACCAGCGGTTTCTCGGAAACGACAGTGCTTTTATACCCATGGGCCATGCCCGCCACCGCCAGGGCACCGTTGCGAAACACGCTGCGAGTGACCCTGTTCAAGCCCGAAATGTCGCAGACGGAGTTGACCATGACGATGTCCTTGGTGCCGACAAATCCCTTCGTCATGCCGGAGGCCATGGTTGAGACCATCACTTTGGGCAGGCCGACAGGAAAACTTCGCATGACGGCCGTGCCGAGCGTTGTCCCCATGGAACCTCCCACGCCTATGATGCCGTTCAGCCCAACCCTCTGGTGCAGCTCTTGGGCGCACTTGATGGCGCCCTCTACCATCACCGCCTGGCACTTGCCCTCGTGATTGAGGGCCCGGATCTCAGGCAAAGTGCTCCCGGCGGCTTCCGCCACCTGCTCGGGGGTGATGGCGGCCCCCCCTTCGATGGTTCTGCGGATGCTGGGGTCCATCAGATATACGTCGACTCCCCTCTCCTCGAGACACTCTCGGACGAAGTCGGCCTCCGCCTTCTTGGTGTCAAGCGTCATGATCAGCAACACTTTCGGTTTGATTACCATTGTTCTTCCTCTCCCTTTTCACGATTGGTCCGTATCGCCATTAGGTAGTGAGCAGAGTCCAAGGAAACGAATCGGTTCAGGACCAATGCTCCATGGACGGCACGTTTTACGTACTTACGGCTTGCTAACATTGTGCCAAAATGAATTTTTGTTGTTAAATCGATATATTAGCTAAATAATCCACATGCCCACAAAAGCGTGGATGTCACATTTGGAAACGTTGGTTTATCTAGAAAGGGAAGGCTGGAAAGAGAGAATGGTCGCATAACCTTCTAAAATAGCTGAAAACTTCTTCTTATGTCCGGCGAGGCAGAGGACGCGAACACCTCTGAGCGAGACTCAAAAGAGCTCCTCTTTCTGACTACGGCTCACAGGAATGGCCGCTCACAGTCTGCTTGCTACAAATCGTGATAGCGATAAAGCACGTGTTACGAAAATACGCAAAGGACACGCAAATGGCCTTCTCATGAAGGCGACAATCAAAATTTTTTATAGAACACGATCAATCGAAGGAATAAGGGAGGCCCTAAGGATTGCCGGAAGGAAATTCACTGTTAAGAGAGGAACGCTCACCAAGCAGGATTAGCCGAAACAGCTTTTCCGGCGTCTTGGAGTTTATCCATTGACCTCTCCATCTCGCATATC
This is a stretch of genomic DNA from Desulfuromonas sp. TF. It encodes these proteins:
- a CDS encoding HAD-IIA family hydrolase, with the translated sequence MELLMVADAKGEKMFDALANPYSGKFPLQRLQEIQGFVIDVDGTLVLGNRNNHGFHPLPGAIELIRFLGGRRLPFVLFTNGTARTPEQYIAALRTVGFDLQDNSILTPASCAADLFLRRGYRRVMALGGDGLKLPLQEVGLELVPPKGRAQVDAVLAGWHPEFTMCELEAACHAIWDGAKMFSVSQTRFFATADGRGIAPSRAMSAMIKDMTGCRVMTVGKPSLHALRHAGRRLEVKLKDLAIVGDDPEMEVPMAHSGGSLAIAVNSGLATIEAFMHLPEKRRPHLHLDGVDEVLKLYANSEKGAMDLTV
- a CDS encoding lipid-transfer protein, producing MSSTVKVIGVGMVKFAKPGAHEPYEVMAGKAVKAALADADISYGDVQQAFAGYVFGDSACGQAALYRVGMTGIPVINVNNNCSSGSSALMLARQAILSGMIDCALAVGFEEMRPGPLDPVWNDRTSPLRDLEDRLEVLVPDAAPATNAIRLFGSAAKAYIEKTGANSDIFAKVAVKTRKHAKNNPYALFNKPLTIEEVLLSPSVYAPCLTRLECCPPSCGAAAAIVCSEAFARKYGATRAVSILAQAMQTDGEASGQDPISLTGAEMTRSAARQVYEWAGIGPKEIKVVELHDCFTSNEVITYEGLGLCAEGEAEGLINNGDNTYGGKYVINPSGGLMSKGHPLGATGLAQCTELVTQLRGEAGQRQVDGVRFALQHNLGLGGACVVTLYGWG
- a CDS encoding SDR family NAD(P)-dependent oxidoreductase, with product MLIKDKVALVTGGAAGIGRTIAIVFAKEGAKVIVTDCNDEEGKKTVEMINDAGGQAIYRHLDVTHPENHEAVVAAACEEFGRLDIACNNAGISGEFRLTAEHTPETWQQVIDINLTGVFYGVRAQIPAMLNNGGGSIVNIASILGQVGLEEISPYVAAKHGVVGLTKNVALEYGSKGIRCNSVGPAFIKTTLVNNLPKDVRSQLESMHALGRMGETEEVANLAAWLSSDRASFITGNYYAVDGGYLSR
- a CDS encoding Tm-1-like ATP-binding domain-containing protein, which produces MEKSDMKKGIVVICNLDTRGEDILFVRDLIRGRGHNPILLDFSMEEPPPVPGDIRCEEVASRGGLPIETVREYYRTNREAATNNQINGAAAIVTDLLNQGKVHGVIGIGGATSSLVSTGVMQQLPFGMPKLMATPIASLPRYTEKCIGTHDITMHHTVLDVVKMNPLLKAQIINAVGAICGMVEMTQGPDFTFDRPVIAISAFGFAEVTAQASVRFLEDAGFVPVVCHAQGKGDKAMDDMIDDGLFQGVIDLCTGGITENLFDGNRNPGSERLMAAVRKGVPAVLAPCGLDFLSYGGRPDKLAERKGRAQFVQDSFRIQVRTSAEELRQAAEVIAERLNQSRGPFSFLIPRKGWSSIDQEGKPLYDPEANAAFVNRLREKLHNKEAIQEVDLHLYTPEFARAAVDEFVRLYSGNIKSQQRSEI
- a CDS encoding pyridoxamine 5'-phosphate oxidase family protein, which encodes MKEVIEMLTEPGFGSLATIEEGRPRVRPFAFMFEENGRFYFCTSRTKDVYRQLLAKPLVEYTKATEDMRWLRIGGEIRFDEDISRKERCFLTTPMLKDIYQTPENPDFKIFYLEHGNASIDSFAPERRKTFEF
- a CDS encoding acetyl-CoA carboxylase; amino-acid sequence: MAEIQLVDVSMRDGNQSLWGAVGLNTAQVLQIAPVVDRVGFHAIDFTSSTSMGMGVRTFKEDPWERIRLARAAMPNTPLQVIGTGLRFFSWERQSPDFMQLVYDRFVANGISRIVVLEPMLDVDAILETARMCRKAGAAEVIVALTYTISEMHDDDFYGGLAARIAGCPDIDRAYIKDPSGLLTAERARTLVPAIVGNLGGKPLELHSHCTIGLPSLSYLAAAELGVEVLHVACGPLGSGSSLPNVHRLLVNLREMGHTVRIDDGALGRVSDYFTRLAKAEGLPAGVAQEYDASFLRHQVAGGVMSTTRRQLAEIHLEHRFEEVMTEAIQVRAELGYPIMVTPFPQMVCSQALYNVIGKERYVNVSDQVIRYVLGIFGRPIAPIDPEVKDRILSKPRAKEIMAEPPSPPLSELRKRFPANISDEEFLLRATMPAEEVNAMIAAGPAKRHYNPDLRPLLKLLEGMQECPEGSDIVIEKDDFRLELRSA
- a CDS encoding acetyl/propionyl/methylcrotonyl-CoA carboxylase subunit alpha, whose translation is MILRRILIANRGEIAVRIVRSCQRLGIETVLAASEADLDSLAARMADYTICIGPARSSESYLNISAVIAAAEAAKADAIHPGYGFLSENQQLAKACGEAEIVFIGPTVEQLDAVGDKLKARSNAMEAGLPVVPGGEVGNMDEVLALAEQIGWPLLIKAVGGGGGRGMKQVHEPGKLLETIDMAIAEAQAAFGDPRVYLERFVAAGRHVEVQVLGDGENIIHLGTRDCSVQRRYQKLVEEAPAPNLRDSLREEMHRAAVAFARHLKYRGLGTVEFLVDCERDTFYFLEMNARIQVEHPVTEAICGLDLVAEQIVVAEGRPLRLTQEEVRFQGHAIECRINAEDWTRNFCPSPGEVKTAIFPAGQGIRVDTHMQEGAQIPPFYDSMIAKMIVHGEDRSAAIENMSRALSRCEIGGVTTNLPMHLELMNQSAFMAGGVTTAYFPGFLEKKREAGGFNG
- the accB gene encoding acetyl-CoA carboxylase biotin carboxyl carrier protein translates to MKIDHKDVQDILQLLKSSSFNEMHLQTERFSLTLRRKGSEWVQSSKELSAPNLLPPVGGPKTASAACAAPKAANAAEDGLFEIRTPMVGTFYRSPKPGAPPFVEVGSRVEKETVVAIVETMKLMNSVHAGVCGKVLEICLEDAQLAHNETVLMRVQPEAL
- a CDS encoding Tm-1-like ATP-binding domain-containing protein; the encoded protein is MVIKPKVLLIMTLDTKKAEADFVRECLEERGVDVYLMDPSIRRTIEGGAAITPEQVAEAAGSTLPEIRALNHEGKCQAVMVEGAIKCAQELHQRVGLNGIIGVGGSMGTTLGTAVMRSFPVGLPKVMVSTMASGMTKGFVGTKDIVMVNSVCDISGLNRVTRSVFRNGALAVAGMAHGYKSTVVSEKPLVAISTLGTTDRCSVRVRSSLEQKGFEVMVFHTLGTGGMVMDEMVKEQNVSVVVDLSLVEVNDFLNEGLCSAGPDRCKAALAKGVPTIFAPGNVDFMVAGPIEDARARFPGKRYHIHNAALTAVRAEGEEFRRLAEHMAGLIQEAKGPVSFFVPMLGFSAHDSEQGHLHDPSLPPVFAEHLKKVMPTGVPVKEFPHHINDESFADAIVEQVLVFHHQGLEKAARTDLNITQIGGFCS